The genomic region AAGCGACGTACGTTCGTTGAGTCAACAGGTTCTTCGATGTTAACAATTGGTCGCGTGACGATGTCTTAAATCCATTCAAGTTAATACGCTTGTTAGGGAAGCCGCTCAACAAGCGAACACGTATCTCTTAAGAATCAGCTTTTAGTATAAACAGTAAGGTAAGTATAGCGTAGGTATTCAAAGTAGAAAGTGTAAAGTATCACAAGAATTACAATaatcgtaataattattacgttaTGTCGCAAAGATTAAGTTCTTGACCTTACTACATCGATCGCACAGTAATTATAAGCGCTTTTATCGCGTCCCGCGCTTCGAGCACGCGCCAATAGACAAAGGGATCTCTATCAAGTCGGATAATCCTCTGTAAATACATCAGTCTTTgacacaataattataataacaccACTGACAGAGAGTAAAGCCGTGAGAAGTATCGCTTTATGGCATGGAGACGAaagtacttatataaaatacgattCCGAGTTCGGAAAGGTGAATCGAATGCAATGTGCTACATTTGCCGGAGGAGGAGCGTTCCCACCGGATAAATTCTGCGAAGGAAACTTTagtagaagagagagaaagagagagagagagagagagagagagaaaatggtTTTCGATGGACTCCATTAATACGATGCATAAGCACTTATCGAGAGTATTCAAAAAGCAGCTCAGCAGAATCGTTCTTCATGCGCGGTAAGCCAAATCACTCGACTGGAGAATAAGACGTCAATCCCGTTATTATATTGCAAAGAGTGTGTGTTTCCTTTCGATACACGTAGATTTTGATTATGAATAAAAcatgagatttttttaaatctttctatCTACCGAACCGGGATATATATCAGTAAAAAGTAACACCCAAACAATATAATGCTTgcattgataattttatgtacttattttatgtactcATCGGTTTCACGCTACCCGAAGGTTTTACGCGCGAAGCTTCCGCGTCAGAGATAAagggacaaaaaaaaaataagtaacaatCGATAAACTTATCTAAATTATCTGAAACATTCATACTCACGATGTGATGAAACTATAACGCAAATATCACAACGcgataacaaatttaatttagcttAAATCACTTCGGTTCCAGCTCGGTTCTTCCGAAGCAAATTCCCGTTCAAACAGCAATACAACGactttatatttgaaattctgCCATAGTTAGCAGCAATTAACtaacattattatcaaatttcgATCAAGTATTTTAGCCCACAAAGGTGCATGCACCAAACCGATTCCATTAGGCCATACAATTGATTTCCAAGATGTTCAATCAAAGCGTACGAACGTCGCGTCGCAATTCGCGACTTAAGTTGCTGTGGCTTGTGGCTGAGGCGGTGTCGGCGCCTGTGTGTTGACATTTGGCCTATAAAATCGGTTAACTAATTGTTTCAAACTCATTACAACGCCTAGTCCGGTTGCTGGTTCCATGTTGATGAACGAATCGAGATTATCCTTGCAGGCTGAAATGTACGAAATGCAGccgatgaataaaaaatatccaaCAAATCGTtccacacacatacacacacatacgtatTCGTGCAGTATTGAAAAATCAtgatataaagataaagatgaTTATAGCAAGCAACCGTTGGAAGACAATGTTAGGAAAAAGAGTGCTCAGAGGAAGGGAATACTATAAAGGTCCCATTTCTGACTACATCCGTGTTAGGAAAATTGTACTCGGAGGAAGGGAGTACTATGAGAGTCCTTTCTGACCCTACATTCGTGTTGAGGGTGTAATATTTCCGAGAGATCAGAGAGAGGATGCCTCGAGAGTGCGAGGGAATCTTTCGCAGGTCACAGAGCTCTCCTACGTACTTGGCGTCGAGATCGGAGGATAATCCGGTGGCGTCTTGATCCAAGTGCCGTCCTTACGCTTCATGTGATGCCGATTCGACGCGAACTGCTGCAGGTACACGCTGGCGGGCACCAGGCGGAATCTTCTGTGATACTCGGGCCGCAGCGCCTCGTCGGAACGGAAAGTTTCGGTCGCGTACTTCCAGAAATGCGTGGGAAACGGCAGGCAGCTTTCTAAATCGTACACCACCGCCCTTTCGTCGGGCGCGTAGATGAGAATCGCGTGGTAGTCCTGTGAAGAGTCAGGGCAACGTTCTCGTGAAATATACGTAGAAGacgggagggaggagggggaggaaacACGCCGTGGCGTGTACTCATCTAATTATCGTCCTGCTGCTCGATACTAACCCACACGACTAATTTGTCCTCGTCCTTTCCCGACCGTTGACGCCAGAGGGGAACGCTACGTCGTGGATTGCTCACGAATACGACATGACAATGCTGCAATTCGGAGGGAT from Monomorium pharaonis isolate MP-MQ-018 unplaced genomic scaffold, ASM1337386v2 scaffold_104, whole genome shotgun sequence harbors:
- the LOC105839420 gene encoding protein N-terminal glutamine amidohydrolase isoform X2; the encoded protein is MMTWTCRVLCRLRGSVLKFAKLSDKAFVPIKGSEYAAGYDLRSAYKYIVPAHGKELVKTDLQIEVPFGTYGRIAPRSGLALKNHIDVGAGVIDADYREENVWKLCQDVATRHPSELQHCHVVFVSNPRRSVPLWRQRSGKDEDKLVVWDYHAILIYAPDERAVVYDLESCLPFPTHFWKYATETFRSDEALRPEYHRRFRLVPASVYLQQFASNRHHMKRKDGTWIKTPPDYPPISTPTCKDNLDSFINMEPATGLGVVMSLKQLVNRFYRPNVNTQAPTPPQPQATAT
- the LOC105839420 gene encoding protein N-terminal glutamine amidohydrolase isoform X1 gives rise to the protein MAVEPRVTGNAKPLVPLFTKASDCVNTSCYCEENVWKLCQDVATRHPSELQHCHVVFVSNPRRSVPLWRQRSGKDEDKLVVWDYHAILIYAPDERAVVYDLESCLPFPTHFWKYATETFRSDEALRPEYHRRFRLVPASVYLQQFASNRHHMKRKDGTWIKTPPDYPPISTPTCKDNLDSFINMEPATGLGVVMSLKQLVNRFYRPNVNTQAPTPPQPQATAT